The nucleotide sequence GATGGGGACTTTAACCTGCCGGTGCCTGTTCAGCACAGTTCCATGCTCTCAGACAGCGGGATTTTCGGAACAGCGCTCTGGCAAATCAAATCAGGCCAGCTTGTCTATGAGCTTCAGGTGGAATTTGCCGCTCTGTGCAATCAGGTAATTGCAGCAGACCAGCAGCCCGTGCGTCAACGAGAAGAGCTTGGGCACGTGGTGGAAAAGGTTTCCGCATACCTGGGCCTGGGCCTGCACCGGCTGGCCGGGACGCAAAAACCGCCGGCACCCGGACAAAGTGCAGAGGTCTTAAGCAACTACAGTCTGGCAGACATCTTTCGAACCGGTTACGCCCTGGCTGTAGATCTGCGAAACCGGGCCCGGAAATGGAAGGCCGATGCCTGGTATGCACATCGTCGGCTGGCCCTGAGTTTCTGGGGAGAGCGGCTCGTGGGTTTTGTGGGCGGACTTCTGCTGACCCGGCCCAAGTTTTTTGACAATTACCAAACCGGCCGGATGTACCGGGAGTTTGAAACCATGCAAGACATTGAGACGGCCGAAGCCGCCTTAAACGAAATCACGGCCTTTGACCACCTGCTTTCGTGCATGGAAATCAATACCCATTACCTGCCAAAGCGGTATTTTATCACGCATGAGAACCTGCTGCTGACCCTGTGGGCAAAAGACCGCCTGGGCCAGCCCAGGATACCGCTGCCGATTCCGGCAAATGCGTTTCTGCCCTTTTTCAGCCAATTGTGGGAACAAGGCACAAAAACACCCCGGATTCGGCATTCGGCCAAATCCGATTTTCTCCAATGGCTTTCAGCCCAAAGCGGGATTTCCGACCATGACATATCTGATCGCATGGAGGCCGCCCTGGAAAACCTGTTTTCCCGGATTGCCGAAGAATACGGCCATGTTTCCCCAGCGGACCTGGATCCCAGATTTGTCCATTTGTTTATCCTTGAAAAAACTGAAAATCAATGACGCTTCTGTTCATTTACCTGTTTATCGCCCTGGGGGTCTCATTTCTGTGCTCCATCATGGAGTCTGTCCTGCTGTCGATCACCCCGAGCTTTACCGCAGCCTTTGAGGAGGTTCATCCCAAAACCGGCAAACTGCTGCGCACACTGAAAACCGATATTGACCGCCCCCTGGCCGCCATTTTGAGCTTAAACACCATCGCCCATACAGTAGGCGCCGCCGGTGTGGGCGCCCAGGCGGTTGCGGTGTTCGGCAGCCAATACGTGGGGATTACATCCGCGGTGCTCACATTTCTGATCCTGGTTTTGTCCGAAATCATTCCCAAGACCATCGGCGCGCTTTTCTGGAGGAGCCTGACCCGGCCCACAGTGCTTTTGCTCCGCAGCCTTATCATTGTTCTATACCCCCTGGTGCAGATGTCTCAGGTGATTACCTACCTGTTTTCCAGGGGGAAAAAAATCACGCCGGTGACCCGGGATGAAATCCGGGCCCTGGCGGATCTGGGATTTGAAGAAGGCCTGTTTCTGGAAAAGGAATCCCGGATTCTCAAAAACCTGATGCGCCTGAGCTCCATCCGGGCCGCTGATATCATGACCCCGCGCAAGGTCATGTTTTCCCTGCCCGAAAGCATGCGCATAGACGAGGTCTACAAGGTTTATCCCAGCATTCATGTTTCCCGGATTCCCCTGTATGAACCGGACAACAAGTCCATTGCCCGATACATTTTAAAAGACGATCTGCTGCTGGCCCTGGCCACCGGGGATGCCACCCGGACGGTTTCCGGGCTGGGGCGGGACATGCTGGCCGTACCTGAAACGGTCAACCTGTTTCGCCTGTTTGAACAGCTTCTGGATCGGCGGGAGCATATTGCCCTGGTCGTGGATGAATACGGCGGTATTGCCGGGCTGGTGTCCATGGAAGACATCCTGGAGACCCTTCTGGGCACGGAAATCATTGATGAAACCGACACCATTCCCAACATGCGCAAGTGGGCCAGAAAGCAATGGTATGAAAGGGCCCGGTCCCACGGCCTGATTGCCGCAGAAGATGACCAGAGCATAGAAACGGAAAGCCGCCTTCCGGATAGTTCTTAAAAATGGAGGAAATCCGGGCCTGCATGGCACAGCTGATGTTCCGAACCAATTTCGAAAAGGCGTTCCGGCGGCATAAAAAACATATTGCCGGGAACGGAAAACACTTCTGATGATCGTTATTGTCTGCATTTTTGTCATCCTTGCTGCAACTGCGGCTGTATGGCATGGCAGTTTTCTGCTGGAAAACGCCGCCGGCCGTCTGGCCGCCCATTACCACCTGCCGGCCGTGGTCCAGGGATCGATTATCATGGCCGTGGGCTCCAGTTTCCCCGAGCTTTCCAGCACTGTGATTGCCACTTTGGTTCACGGCAAGTTTGAACTTGGCGTGGCTGCGGTGGTGGGATCGGCGGTGTTTAACATCCTGGTCATACCCGGAATTTCCGGGCTTGTGGGCAGGGGACTGGAAGCAGACCGGGAAATGATTTACAAAGAAGCGTTGTTTTACATGATCAGTGTGGCCGTGCTCATGCTAAGCTTTGCCCTGGCCCTGATCTA is from Desulfosalsimonas propionicica and encodes:
- a CDS encoding CNNM domain-containing protein translates to MTLLFIYLFIALGVSFLCSIMESVLLSITPSFTAAFEEVHPKTGKLLRTLKTDIDRPLAAILSLNTIAHTVGAAGVGAQAVAVFGSQYVGITSAVLTFLILVLSEIIPKTIGALFWRSLTRPTVLLLRSLIIVLYPLVQMSQVITYLFSRGKKITPVTRDEIRALADLGFEEGLFLEKESRILKNLMRLSSIRAADIMTPRKVMFSLPESMRIDEVYKVYPSIHVSRIPLYEPDNKSIARYILKDDLLLALATGDATRTVSGLGRDMLAVPETVNLFRLFEQLLDRREHIALVVDEYGGIAGLVSMEDILETLLGTEIIDETDTIPNMRKWARKQWYERARSHGLIAAEDDQSIETESRLPDSS
- a CDS encoding DUF6178 family protein, yielding MTSSEPEDTQIRSAHQQRMARLAADKQRILKQPPEKALDEILDHPQATALVHSMAEEDMYFLVHEIGAEDAMELLSLASNRQWEYLLDLEIWNRDRINPQALGHWMSLLSRADLPRFHQWAASEKYDLLEYYLHEALEIRIPEENEDPGDFPDGFFTHDGVFYISIQEGFLNAIEDEDDREERQQLIHQLLRHLADEDLQTYQATLLRSVNVMEAESQEEALRFRNVRLAEKGFLPFEEAVGVYAPMRPESVRKRPARTPDTASDGDFNLPVPVQHSSMLSDSGIFGTALWQIKSGQLVYELQVEFAALCNQVIAADQQPVRQREELGHVVEKVSAYLGLGLHRLAGTQKPPAPGQSAEVLSNYSLADIFRTGYALAVDLRNRARKWKADAWYAHRRLALSFWGERLVGFVGGLLLTRPKFFDNYQTGRMYREFETMQDIETAEAALNEITAFDHLLSCMEINTHYLPKRYFITHENLLLTLWAKDRLGQPRIPLPIPANAFLPFFSQLWEQGTKTPRIRHSAKSDFLQWLSAQSGISDHDISDRMEAALENLFSRIAEEYGHVSPADLDPRFVHLFILEKTENQ